The following are from one region of the Nicotiana tomentosiformis chromosome 7, ASM39032v3, whole genome shotgun sequence genome:
- the LOC104120314 gene encoding B-box domain protein 30-like, which translates to MCQGRNEGEEDSTLKTYCLKEGKANIGSKIYCELCSSEASVYCQADDAYLCWKCDKWVHGANFLAQRHVRCLLCGVCRSLTRRFLVGTSSEVILPTVFTLGQRSRRRDADSESTDSRKEPFLFL; encoded by the coding sequence ATGTGTCAAGGAAGAAACGAAGGTGAAGAGGATAGTACACTAAAAACTTATTGCCTGAAAGAGGGAAAGGCAAATATTGGCTCTAAAATTTATTGTGAGCTGTGTAGTTCAGAAGCTTCTGTTTATTGTCAAGCCGACGATGCTTATCTTTGCTGGAAATGCGATAAATGGGTTCATGGGGCTAATTTCTTGGCTCAGAGACATGTAAGGTGCCTTCTTTGCGGTGTTTGCCGGAGCTTGACGCGACGGTTTCTGGTCGGAACTTCGTCGGAGGTGATTTTGCCTACGGTTTTTACTTTGGGACAGAGAAGTAGAAGGAGAGATGCTGATTCTGAATCAACTGACTCCAGAAAAGAGCCTTTCTTGTTTCTTTGA